One Silene latifolia isolate original U9 population chromosome 4, ASM4854445v1, whole genome shotgun sequence DNA segment encodes these proteins:
- the LOC141653100 gene encoding pachytene checkpoint protein 2 homolog: MSTPMEIAISVPEPNADAIGAQDTSSQNGVVHNPVVPPSPVIPDTFTVSSPIVSKSPAAASPSFAVVEDKFLVSVEVSLKPSSTASIDDIRSRVERMLEQRSLSYTNGPIDVPHNDQYLVENVERVCICDTDEWVKNGEVLLFWQVKPVVHVYQLSEEGPCEELGGDGQHSSFNEWVLPAKEFDGMWESLIYESGLKERLLRYAASALLFSEKGVNPFLVSWNRIILLHGPPGTGKTSLCKALAQKLSIRFSSRYPQSQLIEVNAHSLFSKWFSESGKLVAKLFQNIQEMVEDENNLVFVLIDEVESLAAARKAALSGSEPSDSIRVVNALLTQLDKLKSSPNVIIMTTSNITAAIDIAFVDRADIKAYVGPPTLQARYEILRSCMQELIRTGILKNLQNEPLEIQTFTALNEKLQPCQMQDVQFSLTLSRQLLEAAEACEGLSGRALRKLPFLAHAAVTHNFNYEPDKFLCAMVNTAKRERSELPV, encoded by the exons ATGAGCACTCCAATGGAGATCGCGATTTCAGTTCCGGAACCAAACGCCGACGCCATTGGAGCTCAGGATACCAGCTCCCAAAACGGCGTCGTACACAATCCAGTTGTTCCTCCTTCGCCAGTAATCCCCGACACATTCACAGTTTCTTCCCCGATTGTATCGAAATCACCAGCTGCTGCTTCTCCGTCTTTCGCTGTCGTCGAAGATAAATTCCTCGTCTCAG TTGAAGTGAGCTTAAAACCGTCGAGTACGGCTTCAATTGACGATATCCGATCACGTGTTGAAAG AATGCTTGAACAAAGAAGTTTGAGCTACACAAACGGTCCCATTGACGTCCCTCACAACGATCAATATCTAGTTGAAAATGTTGAGAGGGTTTGTATATGTGACACTG ATGAATGGGTAAAGAATGGCGAAGTTCTTTTATTCTGGCAAGTTAAACCAGTTGTGCACGTGTATCAG CTTAGTGAGGAAGGACCTTGCGAAGAATTAGGTGGTGACGGGCAACACTCTAGCTTTAACGAATGGGTTTTACCAGCCAAGGAATTCGATGGAATGTGGGAAAG TTTGATCTACGAATCTGGACTTAAAGAGAGACTGCTACGCTACGCAGCTAGTGCATTGCTTTTCAGTGAAAAGGGTGTTAATCCCTTTCTCGTGTCCTGGAACAG AATCATTCTTTTACATGGACCCCCTGGTACTGGAAAGACGTCACTATGTAAAGCATTGGCTCAGAAACTATCAATACGGTTCAGCTCTAG ATATCCTCAATCCCAGTTGATTGAAGTCAATGCCCATTCTTTGTTCAGCAAATGGTTTTCAGAGAGTGGCAAGTTG GTTGCTAAGCTCTTCCAAAATATACAAGAGATGGTAGAGGATGAAAACAATCTGGTATTTGTTTTGATTG ATGAAGTTGAAAGCCTTGCAGCTGCTAGAAAAGCTGCGTTGTCTGGTTCTGAACCTTCGGATTCTATTCGG GTTGTGAATGCTTTATTGACCCAGTTGGACAAGTTAAAGAGCTCACCTAATGTGATAATCATGACAACTTCCAATATAACTGCAGCTATAG ATATTGCTTTTGTTGATAGGGCAGATATCAAAGCTTATGTCGGTCCTCCTACCTTACAAGCACGCTACGAAATACTGAGATCGTGTATGCAGGAGCTTATAAGAACAGGAATACTGAAGAATCTCCAG AATGAGCCCCTCGAGATTCAGACATTTACAGCTCTCAACGAAAAGTTGCAGCCATGTCAAATGCAAGATGTTCAGTTTTCATTGACATTGTCTAGGCAATTACTTGAAGCTGCAGAAGCATGTGAG GGTTTGAGCGGAAGAGCGTTGAGAAAGCTTCCATTTTTGGCTCACGCGGCTGTGACCCATAACTTCAATTATGAGCCTGACAAGTTTCTGTGTGCAATGGTTAATACAGCTAAAAGAGAACGTTCCGAGCTACCGGTCTGA
- the LOC141653099 gene encoding pentatricopeptide repeat-containing protein At3g48250, chloroplastic-like, translating into MNRANKILNISIRLATSLTSTRQLGLHSLALTQVNRFSLLTQSPPFSPDVKPQTYFNHSNLHQNAFFSSKPEPGSFVDVILSSDWSEETEIELEKLIPELTHESVVYALMKLIGNPKKSLDFWKWVCVRKGFDPSFVPYGLMLKCLACKDFVEEFWVIASEMQEKGFVIDNRLYFNVLSNLRKHNLDKAITDWIKFYKNMCGVAAGNEEVNYVLELIKGSDWSEEVEGKLEKKLEFPLSEYFVFRVLGELWETPLKALKFFKWVSSCGGYEHNSVTYNAMLRVLGKPGSVQEFWELLDEMKSEGFGVDYDSFIKMLRTLPIGDAVKLFETMMDGPYKPSLPECILLLRNITRESDPDMELANRVVNRCVAEGNVLTKQVYDGMHRILCKIGKFDEAKEIIQQMRDAGYEPDNITYSQEVFGLCSQKRFEEACNLLDQMEAEGCVPDIKTWTILIQGYCTADQVDEALNCLLKMKDKNVEPDAETLEVLIYGFLSKNKVVGAFKFLIGMVDKYSIKPWQSTYKLMIEKLAEDGKLEEAFQLLSMMKKHDHPAYPNPIVEYISESGTVDDAKKLLSLLSSKKTQTPTSAAYVRVIRAFFEKGRVSEAQDLLYSSPYHVRTLSEIRNLFGWGQAKFPRQERGTRPKQEVAFIEE; encoded by the coding sequence ATGAACAGAGCTAATAAGATCCTCAATATCTCCATCCGACTCGCCACTTCACTCACCTCAACTCGTCAACTCGGTCTCCACTCACTCGCCTTGACTCAGGTGAATCGTTTCTCTTTACTCACTCAATCCCCTCCCTTTTCACCCGATGTAAAACCCCagacttattttaatcactctaATTTGCATCAAAATGCGTTCTTTTCATCGAAACCGGAACCGGGTTCATTTGTTGATGTAATATTGTCCAGTGATTGGTCTGAAGAAACTGAGATTGAATTGGAAAAATTGATCCCAGAATTGACCCATGAATCTGTTGTTTATGCTTTGATGAAATTAATTGGAAACCCTAAAAAAAGTTTGGATTTTTGGAAATGGGTTTGTGTTAGAAAAGGGTTTGATCCAAGTTTTGTGCCTTATGGATTAATGCTTAAGTGTTTAGCTTGTAAAGATTTTGTGGAGGAATTTTGGGTTATTGCTTCAGAAATGCAGGAGAAAGGGTTTGTTATCGATAATCggctttattttaatgttttgaGTAATCTAAGAAAACATAATTTGGATAAGGCCATCACTGATTGGAttaaattttataaaaatatgtgTGGTGTTGCTGCTGGAAATGAGGAGGTGAATTATGTGTTGGAGTTGATTAAAGGTTCGGATTGGAGCGAGGAGGTGGAGGGTAAGTTAGAGAAGAAGCTTGAGTTTCCTTTGTCGGAGTATTTCGTGTTTAGGGTTTTGGGAGAATTATGGGAGACGCCGTTGAAAGcattgaaatttttcaaatggGTTAGTAGTTGTGGAGGGTATGAACATAATAGTGTGACGTATAATGCAATGCTTAGGGTTTTGGGTAAGCCTGGATCGGTTCAGGAATTTTGGGAGTTGTTGGACGAGATGAAAAGTGAAGGGTTTGGTGTCGATTATGATTCATTTATAAAGATGTTAAGGACTCTACCAATTGGAGACGCTGTTAAGCTTTTTGAGACTATGATGGACGGACCTTATAAACCATCACTTCCCGAATGTATTTTGCTATTGAGAAACATCACTCGAGAATCTGATCCGGATATGGAATTGGCAAATAGGGTCGTTAACAGGTGTGTGGCTGAAGGAAATGTGTTAACGAAACAGGTGTATGATGGTATGCATAGAATTCTCTGTAAAATAGGGAAGTTTGACGAAGCCAAGGAGATTATTCAGCAAATGAGGGATGCAGGCTACGAGCCCGACAATATCACTTATAGCCAAGAGGTCTTTGGACTTTGTAGTCAGAAAAGGTTTGAAGAAGCATGTAACTTGCTTGACCAAATGGAGGCCGAAGGCTGTGTTCCCGACATCAAGACTTGGACAATATTGATTCAAGGTTATTGTACAGCTGATCAAGTGGACGAGGCGCTAAACTGTTTGCTTAAAATGAAAGATAAAAATGTCGAACCAGATGCTGAAACCTTGGAAGTTTTAATTTATGGTTTTCTCTCCAAGAACAAAGTGGTTGGTGCTTTTAAATTTCTAATCGGGATGGTCGACAAGTATAGTATAAAGCCTTGGCAATCTACATACAAGCTTATGATTGAGAAACTGGCAGAAGATGGAAAACTCGAAGAAGCTTTTCAACTACTTAGTATGATGAAGAAGCATGATCATCCGGCTTATCCCAATCCAATAGTTGAGTACATTTCCGAGTCAGGAACTGTTGATGATGCCAAGAAACTCCTTAGTTTACTATCATCCAAGAAAACTCAAACTCCTACAAGTGCAGCTTATGTTCGGGTTATAAGAGCTTTTTTTGAAAAAGGTCGAGTATCTGAGGCCCAGGATTTGCTTTATAGTAGTCCTTACCATGTTCGTACTCTTTCAGAAATTCGCAATCTGTTTGGCTGGGGACAGGCCAAATTCCCGAGACAGGAGAGAGGTACCCGCCCAAAACAAGAGGTAGCTTTTATCGAAGAATAA
- the LOC141651113 gene encoding PHD finger protein ALFIN-LIKE 4-like produces MNPRNVEEVLMDFKGRRAGIIKALTKDAELFYKLCDPNHPDLCLHGLPNQQWEVKPSPPSPPPSELPKPLSGINIVRDATSKEEWLSMVALHSDAWLHALASSFSAKCKFVQADRNRLFKKISDMPSIFELIMGGTTKKRAKASNASLP; encoded by the coding sequence ATGAATCCTCGAAATGTAGAAGAGGTTCTAATGGATTTCAAGGGTAGAAGGGCAGGAATAATCAAAGCTCTTACTAAAGACGCAGAATTATTCTACAAATTATGTGATCCTAACCACCCAGATTTATGTTTGCATGGACTTCCTAATCAACAATGGGAAGTCAAACCGTCGccaccatcgccaccaccatcaGAGCTCCCAAAGCCCTTGTCAGGCATTAACATAGTTAGGGACGCCACGTCAAAGGAGGAATGGTTATCTATGGTGGCTTTGCATAGTGATGCATGGTTGCACGCCCTTGCATCTTCTTTTTCTGCGAAGTGTAAGTTTGTTCAAGCCGATAGGAATCGTCTTTTTAAGAAAATCTCTGATATGCCTTCAATATTTGAGCTGATCATGGGTGGGACGACTAAGAAAAGAGCCAAGGCCAGCAATGCTTCTTTGCCATAA